A stretch of the Aegilops tauschii subsp. strangulata cultivar AL8/78 chromosome 4, Aet v6.0, whole genome shotgun sequence genome encodes the following:
- the LOC109733023 gene encoding protein ELF4-LIKE 4 has protein sequence MEGESFSGMGNGGGGGGGGGGGHHQVVDGKLIQTFHKSFVQVQSILDQNRMLISEINQNHESRAPDSLTRNVGLIRELNNNIRRVVGLYADLSASFAHRGAAMDGGSSEGDSSGTLRSSDAAGRAAAAGQKRVRPG, from the coding sequence ATGGAAGGCGAGAGCTTCTCGGGGATGGGcaatggaggcggcggcggcggcggcggcggaggggggCACCACCAGGTGGTGGACGGGAAGCTGATCCAGACGTTCCACAAGAGCTTCGTACAGGTGCAGAGCATCCTGGACCAGAACCGGATGCTCATCTCCGAGATCAACCAGAACCACGAGTCCCGGGCGCCGGACAGCCTCACCCGCAACGTCGGCCTCATCCGGGAGCTCAACAACAACATCCGCCGCGTCGTCGGCCTCTACGCCGACCTCTCTGCCTCCTTCGCGCACCGTGGCGCCGCCATGGACGGCGGCTCCTCGGAGGGCGACTCCTCGGGCACGCTGCGCTCCTCCGATGCCgccggccgcgccgccgccgccggacagaAGCGCGTCCGGCCCGGCTAG
- the LOC141021724 gene encoding uncharacterized protein, with amino-acid sequence MGMPKYLAKIKAFADEIACTGDPLSEGELTSYVLKGLDIEYNPVISALAAHIEPVTVQELYNQLLSFEARMNLLQGNNLRQSSVNSVTRGRGTGGRGRGHRGHQGCGRGNGNNSGRGRANNSGPCPSGASYSNTRPRCQLCQKSGHEVKDCWHHYDEDYVPEKRHVAAAIREQEEAGDTIWYADSRATDHVTSELEKLANRERYYGNDQINTAASGGGTRSQDDSRARSQADSPVARRVAAFPASPEAPSGGTSPPAESVADRGPGVDPDGAGRSPSAHAAWEPARSGADSPTRVDPANSAMRSSPAEASGTRQISPDPVPTLDLEPCGAAVQADSAGSSAAGSGDVETATTATRVSPKIPQRHTRSKSGLFKPKEYKDGRVRYDPRKYAFLTSSGEPTHLAEALAHKECKGAMDNEYQALMKNKTWHLVPPTKGKNLIDCKWVYKIKRKSDGSIDRYKARLVANGFKQRFGIDYEDTFSPVVKEAAIRLVLSIAISRGWILRQIVKSSSMLVSAYSDADWAGCPDDRRSTGGFAVFLGSNLVSWSARKQATVSRSSTEVEYKALANATAEVMWIQTLLYELGIKTPQAARLWCDNIGATYLSANPVFHARTKHIEVDFHFVRERVARKLLDIKFIPTGDQLADGFTKPLTTRRLNEFKYNLNLEKFS; translated from the exons ATGGGCATGCCGAAGTATCTGGCGAAGATCAAAGCCTTCGCCGATGAGATCGCCTGCACCGGTGATCCCCTCTCTGAAGGAGAGCTAACCTCCTATGTGCTCAAAGGGCTGGACATCGAGTATAACCCTGTGATCTCAGCCCTGGCTGCACATATCGAGCCGGTGACCGTCCAGGAGCTTTACAACCAGTTGCTAAGCTTTGAAGCTCGCATGAATCTGCTACAAGGTAACAATCTCCGCCAGTCATCAGTTAACTCTGTCACACGTGGTCGCGGCACTGGAGGCCGAGGCCGTGGTCACCGCGGTCACCAGGGGTGCGGGCGCGGCAACGGCAACAACAGCGGGCGTGGGCGCGCCAACAACTCTGGCCCATGCCCCTCCGGCGCCTCCTACTCCAACACCAGGCCGCGTTGCCAGCTCTGCCAAAAGTCAGGACATGAGGTGAAAGACTGTTGGCACCACTACGATGAAGATTACGTGCCCGAAAAGCGCCACGTAGCTGCAGCCATCAGGgagcaagaagaagctggagaCACCATCTGGTATGCTGATTCTAGAGCCACAGATCATGTCACCAGCGAGTTGGAGAAGCTTGCAAATCGAGAAAGATACTATGGCAATGATCAGATAAACACCGCCGCAAGTGGAGGAG GCACGCGGTCCCAGGATGATAGCCGCGCGCGATCCCAGGCTGACAGCCCTGTCGCTCGGCGCGTAGCGGCGTTCCCCGCGTCTCCTGAGGCGCCAAGTGGTGGGACAAGTCCACCTGCTGAGTCCGTGGCCGACCGAGGTCCAGGTGTGGACCCAGACGGCGCGGGGCGCAGCCCGTCTGCACACGCTGCATGGGAGCCGGCACGCTCTGGGGCCGACAGCCCGACCAGGGTGGACCCCGCCAACAGTGCCATGCGGAGCTCCCCTGCTGAGGCGTCTGGTACGAGGCAGATCTCGCCGGATCCCGTGCCCACCTTGGATCTGGAGCCCTGCGGCGCGGCAGTCCAGGCTGATTCGGCTGGATCTTCTGCGGCCGGTTCTGGCGATGTAGAAACTGCAACAACTGCTACACGTGTGTCACCGAAAATTCCTCAGCGCCATACCAGGTCAAAATCTGGATTATTCAAGCCTAAGGAATACAAGGACGGAAGAGTAAGGTATGATCCTCGCAAGTATGCTTTCCTCACTAGTTCAGGTGAACCTACTCATTTAGCCGAAGCTCTTGCTCACAAAGAATGCAAAGGGGCTATGGACAATGAATACCAAGCACTCATGAAAAATAAAACATGGCATCTTGTACCACCAACAAAGGGAAAGAATTTGATTGATTGCAAGTGGGTTTATAAGATTAAAAGAAAGTCTGATGGAAGTATAGATAGATACAAGGCCAGATTGGTTGCAAATGGGTTTAAACAAAGATTTGGAATTGATTATGAGGATACCTTTAGCCCTGTTGTTAAGGAAGCTGCTATTCGACTTGTATTATCTATTGCTATTTCCAGAGGGTGGATCTTACGTCAG ATTGTTAAGTCATCATCCATGCTAGTTAGTGCATACTCAGATGCTGACTGGGCAGGGTGCCCTGATGATAGAAGGTCAACAGGTGGTTTTGCTGTATTTCTGGGATCAAACCTTGTGTCATGGAGTGCAAGGAAACAGGCTACTGTGTCAAGGTCTAGTACTGAAGTAGAATACAAAGCTCTTGCTAATGCAACTGCCGAAGTTATGTGGATTCAGACTCTTCTATATGAGTTGGGAATCAAAACTCCACAAGCTGCAAGGTTGTGGTGTGACAACATTGGTGCAACCTACCTTTCAGCGAATCCTGTGTTCCATGCACGTACAAAACACATAGAAGTTGATTTTCATTTTGTGAGAGAAAGAGTAGCACGAAAGCTacttgacatcaagtttattccCACAGGAGATCAACTTGCTGATGGCTTCACCAAACCACTTACTACGAGGAGACTGAATGAGTTCAAGTACAATCTAAACCTAGAGAAATTTTCATAG
- the LOC109732975 gene encoding uncharacterized protein, protein MSMRRLGALNFRGVRECRSGAFSSEIWFGEKCLILGTFDTAEEAARTHDAAAWRLLRPRREMNFLDVSSQRAQDLAPLPRLFTDEDRRDHQRRQRCLAIAEMDVEAMVVWCERFPQDIVDEHQFYKQRRTEREARRTERAAYREDKRARKQSAQLNLKLGEASSGTPRTSGDIGDEAGGRGCVVGWGG, encoded by the exons ATGTCGATGCGCCGCCTGGGTGCTTTGAATTTTCGCGGAGTCCGCGAGTGCCGCTCTGGCGCCTTCTCCTCCGAGATCTGGTTTGGCGAGAAATGCCTCATTCTCGGCACCTTCGACACCGCAGAGGAGGCAGCCCGCACgcacgacgcggcggcgtggcgcctcctgAGGCCTCGTCGGGAGATGAATTTTCTCGACGTGTCGAGCCAGCGGGCGCAGGATCTCGCGCCTCTCCCGCGCCTtttcaccgacgaggatcgtcgtgaCCACCAGAGGCGGCAGCGTTGCCTCgccatcgccgagatggacgtgGAAGCCATGGTGGTATGGTGCgaacgcttcccgcaggacatcgtTGACGAGCACCAGTTCTACAAGCAAAGGAGGACGGAGAGGGAGGCGAGGAGgacggagcgagccgcctatcgggAGGACAAGCGTGCGCGGAAGCAGTCCGCTCAATTGAACCTGAAGCTAGGAGAAGCGTCGTCTGGGACTCCGAGGACGAGCG GCGACATCGGCGATGAAGCAGGCGGGCGAGGATGTGTTGTTGGATGGGGAGGCTAA